In a single window of the Corvus hawaiiensis isolate bCorHaw1 chromosome 19, bCorHaw1.pri.cur, whole genome shotgun sequence genome:
- the CSNK1D gene encoding casein kinase I isoform X2 gives MELRVGNRYRLGRKIGSGSFGDIYLGTDIAAGEEVAIKLECVKTKHPQLHIESKIYKMMQGGVGIPTIKWCGAEGDYNVMVMELLGPSLEDLFNFCSRKFSLKTVLLLADQMISRIEYIHSKNFIHRDVKPDNFLMGLGKKGNLVYIIDFGLAKKYRDARTHQHIPYRENKNLTGTARYASINTHLGIEQSRRDDLESLGYVLMYFNLGSLPWQGLKAATKRQKYERISEKKMSTPIEVLCKGYPSEFATYLNFCRSLRFDDKPDYSYLRQLFRNLFHRQGFSYDYVFDWNMLKFGASRAAEDAEHERREREERLRHTRNPAVRGLPSTASGRLRGTQDVAPPTPLTPTSHAANTSPRPVSGMERERKVSMRLHRGAPVNISSSDLTGRQDTSRMSTSQNSIPFEHHGK, from the exons ATGGAGCTGAGGGTTGGGAACCGGTACCGGCTCGGCCGGAAGATCGGGAGCGGCTCCTTCGGGGATATCTACCTGG GAACTGATATTGCTGCCGGAGAGGAGGTTGCAATTAAGTTGGAATGTGTGAAAACCAAACATCCTCAGCTCCACATTGAGAGTAAAATCTACAAAATGATGCAGGGTGGAG tggGTATTCCCACAATTAAGTGGTGCGGAGCTGAAGGGGACTACAACGTTATGGTGATGGAGTTGTTGGGACCGAGTCTTGAAGATCTCTTCAATTTTTGTTCAAGGAAATTTAGTCTCAAGACAGTCCTATTACTTGCTGACCAAATG ATTAGTCGAATTGAATATATTCACTCTAAGAACTTCATCCACCGAGATGTGAAGCCAGATAACTTCTTAATGGGCCTGGGGAAGAAAGGCAATCTTGTCTACATAATAGACTTTGGACTAGCAAAGAAGTATCGAGATGCTCGAACTCACCAACATATTCCATATcgtgaaaataaaaacttgacAGGAACTGCCCGTTATGCATCCATCAACACTCATCTTGGAATCG AGCAATCTCGCAGAGATGACTTGGAGTCCTTGGGCTATGTACTGATGTATTTTAACCTGGGctccctcccctggcagggACTGAAAGCAGCAACAAAGAGGCAGAAATACGAACGtatcagtgaaaagaaaatgtctacACCCATTGAGGTTTTGTGTAAAGGATATCCTT CTGAATTTGCCACGTACTTGAATTTCTGCCGTTCTTTGCGTTTTGATGACAAGCCGGACTACTCCTATCTGAGGCAATTATTCAGAAACCTCTTTCATCGGCAGGGGTTCTCCTATGACTATGTCTTTGACTGGAACATGCTGAAATTT GGTGcaagcagagcagctgaagaTGCTGAACATGAAAGGCGAGAACGAGAGGAAAGATTAAGACATACACGAAATCCAGCTGTACGTGGATTACCCTCCACTGCTTCTGGCAGGCTAAGAGGAACGCAAGACGTAGCTCCTCCTACTCCCCTTACCCCAACTTCACATGCTG CCAACACCTCTCCTCGGCCAGTATCTGGCATGGAACGAGAAAGGAAAGTGAGTATGAGATTGCATCGTGGTGCCCCAGTCAATATCTCCTCGTCTGATTTAACAGGCCGACAAGATACCTCTCGCATGTCGACTTcgcag AATAGCATTCCTTTCGAACACCATGGCAAGTAG
- the CSNK1D gene encoding casein kinase I isoform X1, with amino-acid sequence MELRVGNRYRLGRKIGSGSFGDIYLGTDIAAGEEVAIKLECVKTKHPQLHIESKIYKMMQGGVGIPTIKWCGAEGDYNVMVMELLGPSLEDLFNFCSRKFSLKTVLLLADQMISRIEYIHSKNFIHRDVKPDNFLMGLGKKGNLVYIIDFGLAKKYRDARTHQHIPYRENKNLTGTARYASINTHLGIEQSRRDDLESLGYVLMYFNLGSLPWQGLKAATKRQKYERISEKKMSTPIEVLCKGYPSEFATYLNFCRSLRFDDKPDYSYLRQLFRNLFHRQGFSYDYVFDWNMLKFGASRAAEDAEHERREREERLRHTRNPAVRGLPSTASGRLRGTQDVAPPTPLTPTSHAANTSPRPVSGMERERKVSMRLHRGAPVNISSSDLTGRQDTSRMSTSQGFLYLQRILSVANI; translated from the exons ATGGAGCTGAGGGTTGGGAACCGGTACCGGCTCGGCCGGAAGATCGGGAGCGGCTCCTTCGGGGATATCTACCTGG GAACTGATATTGCTGCCGGAGAGGAGGTTGCAATTAAGTTGGAATGTGTGAAAACCAAACATCCTCAGCTCCACATTGAGAGTAAAATCTACAAAATGATGCAGGGTGGAG tggGTATTCCCACAATTAAGTGGTGCGGAGCTGAAGGGGACTACAACGTTATGGTGATGGAGTTGTTGGGACCGAGTCTTGAAGATCTCTTCAATTTTTGTTCAAGGAAATTTAGTCTCAAGACAGTCCTATTACTTGCTGACCAAATG ATTAGTCGAATTGAATATATTCACTCTAAGAACTTCATCCACCGAGATGTGAAGCCAGATAACTTCTTAATGGGCCTGGGGAAGAAAGGCAATCTTGTCTACATAATAGACTTTGGACTAGCAAAGAAGTATCGAGATGCTCGAACTCACCAACATATTCCATATcgtgaaaataaaaacttgacAGGAACTGCCCGTTATGCATCCATCAACACTCATCTTGGAATCG AGCAATCTCGCAGAGATGACTTGGAGTCCTTGGGCTATGTACTGATGTATTTTAACCTGGGctccctcccctggcagggACTGAAAGCAGCAACAAAGAGGCAGAAATACGAACGtatcagtgaaaagaaaatgtctacACCCATTGAGGTTTTGTGTAAAGGATATCCTT CTGAATTTGCCACGTACTTGAATTTCTGCCGTTCTTTGCGTTTTGATGACAAGCCGGACTACTCCTATCTGAGGCAATTATTCAGAAACCTCTTTCATCGGCAGGGGTTCTCCTATGACTATGTCTTTGACTGGAACATGCTGAAATTT GGTGcaagcagagcagctgaagaTGCTGAACATGAAAGGCGAGAACGAGAGGAAAGATTAAGACATACACGAAATCCAGCTGTACGTGGATTACCCTCCACTGCTTCTGGCAGGCTAAGAGGAACGCAAGACGTAGCTCCTCCTACTCCCCTTACCCCAACTTCACATGCTG CCAACACCTCTCCTCGGCCAGTATCTGGCATGGAACGAGAAAGGAAAGTGAGTATGAGATTGCATCGTGGTGCCCCAGTCAATATCTCCTCGTCTGATTTAACAGGCCGACAAGATACCTCTCGCATGTCGACTTcgcag ggGTTTCTGTACCTACAAAGAATATTGTCAGTTGCAAACATTTGA
- the CSNK1D gene encoding casein kinase I isoform X4, which translates to MELRVGNRYRLGRKIGSGSFGDIYLGTDIAAGEEVAIKLECVKTKHPQLHIESKIYKMMQGGVGIPTIKWCGAEGDYNVMVMELLGPSLEDLFNFCSRKFSLKTVLLLADQMISRIEYIHSKNFIHRDVKPDNFLMGLGKKGNLVYIIDFGLAKKYRDARTHQHIPYRENKNLTGTARYASINTHLGIEQSRRDDLESLGYVLMYFNLGSLPWQGLKAATKRQKYERISEKKMSTPIEVLCKGYPSEFATYLNFCRSLRFDDKPDYSYLRQLFRNLFHRQGFSYDYVFDWNMLKFGASRAAEDAEHERREREERLRHTRNPAVRGLPSTASGRLRGTQDVAPPTPLTPTSHAANTSPRPVSGMERERKVSMRLHRGAPVNISSSDLTGRQDTSRMSTSQIPARVTTSVLQSAVHR; encoded by the exons ATGGAGCTGAGGGTTGGGAACCGGTACCGGCTCGGCCGGAAGATCGGGAGCGGCTCCTTCGGGGATATCTACCTGG GAACTGATATTGCTGCCGGAGAGGAGGTTGCAATTAAGTTGGAATGTGTGAAAACCAAACATCCTCAGCTCCACATTGAGAGTAAAATCTACAAAATGATGCAGGGTGGAG tggGTATTCCCACAATTAAGTGGTGCGGAGCTGAAGGGGACTACAACGTTATGGTGATGGAGTTGTTGGGACCGAGTCTTGAAGATCTCTTCAATTTTTGTTCAAGGAAATTTAGTCTCAAGACAGTCCTATTACTTGCTGACCAAATG ATTAGTCGAATTGAATATATTCACTCTAAGAACTTCATCCACCGAGATGTGAAGCCAGATAACTTCTTAATGGGCCTGGGGAAGAAAGGCAATCTTGTCTACATAATAGACTTTGGACTAGCAAAGAAGTATCGAGATGCTCGAACTCACCAACATATTCCATATcgtgaaaataaaaacttgacAGGAACTGCCCGTTATGCATCCATCAACACTCATCTTGGAATCG AGCAATCTCGCAGAGATGACTTGGAGTCCTTGGGCTATGTACTGATGTATTTTAACCTGGGctccctcccctggcagggACTGAAAGCAGCAACAAAGAGGCAGAAATACGAACGtatcagtgaaaagaaaatgtctacACCCATTGAGGTTTTGTGTAAAGGATATCCTT CTGAATTTGCCACGTACTTGAATTTCTGCCGTTCTTTGCGTTTTGATGACAAGCCGGACTACTCCTATCTGAGGCAATTATTCAGAAACCTCTTTCATCGGCAGGGGTTCTCCTATGACTATGTCTTTGACTGGAACATGCTGAAATTT GGTGcaagcagagcagctgaagaTGCTGAACATGAAAGGCGAGAACGAGAGGAAAGATTAAGACATACACGAAATCCAGCTGTACGTGGATTACCCTCCACTGCTTCTGGCAGGCTAAGAGGAACGCAAGACGTAGCTCCTCCTACTCCCCTTACCCCAACTTCACATGCTG CCAACACCTCTCCTCGGCCAGTATCTGGCATGGAACGAGAAAGGAAAGTGAGTATGAGATTGCATCGTGGTGCCCCAGTCAATATCTCCTCGTCTGATTTAACAGGCCGACAAGATACCTCTCGCATGTCGACTTcgcag ATTCCTGCTCGGGTAACTACCAGTGTTCTCCAGTCTGCTGTGCACcgatga
- the CSNK1D gene encoding casein kinase I isoform X3 — MELRVGNRYRLGRKIGSGSFGDIYLVGIPTIKWCGAEGDYNVMVMELLGPSLEDLFNFCSRKFSLKTVLLLADQMISRIEYIHSKNFIHRDVKPDNFLMGLGKKGNLVYIIDFGLAKKYRDARTHQHIPYRENKNLTGTARYASINTHLGIEQSRRDDLESLGYVLMYFNLGSLPWQGLKAATKRQKYERISEKKMSTPIEVLCKGYPSEFATYLNFCRSLRFDDKPDYSYLRQLFRNLFHRQGFSYDYVFDWNMLKFGASRAAEDAEHERREREERLRHTRNPAVRGLPSTASGRLRGTQDVAPPTPLTPTSHAANTSPRPVSGMERERKVSMRLHRGAPVNISSSDLTGRQDTSRMSTSQIPARVTTSVLQSAVHR, encoded by the exons ATGGAGCTGAGGGTTGGGAACCGGTACCGGCTCGGCCGGAAGATCGGGAGCGGCTCCTTCGGGGATATCTACCTGG tggGTATTCCCACAATTAAGTGGTGCGGAGCTGAAGGGGACTACAACGTTATGGTGATGGAGTTGTTGGGACCGAGTCTTGAAGATCTCTTCAATTTTTGTTCAAGGAAATTTAGTCTCAAGACAGTCCTATTACTTGCTGACCAAATG ATTAGTCGAATTGAATATATTCACTCTAAGAACTTCATCCACCGAGATGTGAAGCCAGATAACTTCTTAATGGGCCTGGGGAAGAAAGGCAATCTTGTCTACATAATAGACTTTGGACTAGCAAAGAAGTATCGAGATGCTCGAACTCACCAACATATTCCATATcgtgaaaataaaaacttgacAGGAACTGCCCGTTATGCATCCATCAACACTCATCTTGGAATCG AGCAATCTCGCAGAGATGACTTGGAGTCCTTGGGCTATGTACTGATGTATTTTAACCTGGGctccctcccctggcagggACTGAAAGCAGCAACAAAGAGGCAGAAATACGAACGtatcagtgaaaagaaaatgtctacACCCATTGAGGTTTTGTGTAAAGGATATCCTT CTGAATTTGCCACGTACTTGAATTTCTGCCGTTCTTTGCGTTTTGATGACAAGCCGGACTACTCCTATCTGAGGCAATTATTCAGAAACCTCTTTCATCGGCAGGGGTTCTCCTATGACTATGTCTTTGACTGGAACATGCTGAAATTT GGTGcaagcagagcagctgaagaTGCTGAACATGAAAGGCGAGAACGAGAGGAAAGATTAAGACATACACGAAATCCAGCTGTACGTGGATTACCCTCCACTGCTTCTGGCAGGCTAAGAGGAACGCAAGACGTAGCTCCTCCTACTCCCCTTACCCCAACTTCACATGCTG CCAACACCTCTCCTCGGCCAGTATCTGGCATGGAACGAGAAAGGAAAGTGAGTATGAGATTGCATCGTGGTGCCCCAGTCAATATCTCCTCGTCTGATTTAACAGGCCGACAAGATACCTCTCGCATGTCGACTTcgcag ATTCCTGCTCGGGTAACTACCAGTGTTCTCCAGTCTGCTGTGCACcgatga